A single genomic interval of Oceanithermus profundus DSM 14977 harbors:
- the mgsA gene encoding methylglyoxal synthase, translating to MKKALALIAHDKKKADLIAFAKDHRELLARFPLVATGTTGKMLAQKAGLEVERVQSGPLGGDLQIGARIAEDRILAVIFFRDPLTAQPHEPDVSALMRICDVHDVPLATNLAAAEAVVAWLEEMS from the coding sequence ATGAAAAAGGCGCTGGCGCTGATCGCGCACGACAAGAAGAAGGCCGACTTGATCGCCTTCGCCAAGGACCACCGCGAGCTGCTGGCGCGCTTTCCGCTCGTCGCCACCGGCACCACCGGGAAGATGCTCGCCCAGAAGGCGGGGCTCGAGGTCGAGCGGGTGCAGTCGGGGCCGCTCGGAGGCGACCTCCAGATCGGCGCCCGCATCGCCGAGGACCGCATCCTCGCGGTGATCTTCTTCCGCGACCCCCTCACCGCCCAGCCCCACGAACCCGACGTGAGCGCATTGATGCGCATCTGCGACGTGCACGACGTGCCGCTGGCCACCAACCTGGCCGCGGCCGAGGCGGTGGTGGCGTGGCTCGAGGAGATGAGCTGA